Within the Bacteroidales bacterium genome, the region GTATTGCCTTCGGGGGCTTTGTTTAACATGGGAGGCAGGTCGAGATCTGCTTTGGTACCACCTCTGCTACATGAAGATAACCAGTTTGCGGTCAGAGCCATACCGGCTACACCAAGTGCGCTTTTTGTAAGAAATTCTCTTCTTGTTTGTTTATTTTTGTGTTCCATATCACAAGATTATTTAAAGTTAACCATTAATTTTCGTTTTCCTGAGGTTCACAAACTACCCTGAAAGCTACGTGATTGGCATCTGAATACCACCAGACGCTTTTGGGCATCTGGGGATCGGTTTCCATCCATTTCTCCGATTGTGTATGTCCTCTTTCGGCAGATCGTACATCAGAGGCTCCGTCTTTAAAAGATCCTCCTCTGATAACATACTCTTCTCCTGATGAAGGTCCTTGAGGATTCTCCACTTTATTTCCATATTCAGAGTATATGTCCGGATCGTAATAATCACTACAGAATTCCGCAACATTACCCAGCGTATTTTTAAGCCCGAAGGGATTGGATTTCACTTCTTCCGGAGGCTGGGTTCTGGCATTGCTGTTCATTTGGTAGATGACATAAGTATTGATAACCGATGTATCGGCTCCAAAAATGGAGGAGAACAAGCCTTTTTGTGAATACTTTTTGGGGCTGCCTTCGAAAAAGTAGGCGCCCTCCTTACTTCCTCTGGCTGCATATTCCCATTCGGCTTCTGTTGGTAACCGGTAATTTTTTCCGGTCTTTCTGCTCAGCCAATGGCAGTAAACTCTTGCTGCATAATGGGTCATGGTTATCGCAGGCCGGTCACCCCGTCCCCATCCCTGGTCGGGATTGCCATATGGTGGAGTTGGGCCTGTTATACCGTCTACCATCTCCTCAGGAGGTATTCCGTAATCGTCGGGCCTTCCTTCTGACATGGTCTGAGAGAAAAAGGCAAGGAAAGCATCCCATGTGGTTTCAACCCTTGCTATATAAAAACTGTCGAGTTTAACCTCTACCTGCGGACCCTCATCTTCATCCCTGAAGGGTTCATCTTCCGGGCTTCCCATTGTAAAAGTACCTCCGGGGATGGCTTTCATGTCAAAGCTTACCGAGGTGCCCGGGATATATTCCGTATAATCGCCAAAAGTATCGATTTTTGCAGGTTTATTATAAATCTCAACTTCTTCTTCCTTCTTCATTCCAAAATCTACATTTTTAGCCATCACTGCATCTTCATCATAATGACCTACATGTAAGTGGCAATTGATACAACGAACGGTTTCTTTGTTTTGTGAATAGTGTAGATGGCCTTCTTCACCTTCTTGTGATAATCCTTTGGGAAATAAATTTTGATGACATTTCAGACAAGAACTTTCATAAACATGGCCTTTTGCGTATTCAAGCTGGGATTTTTGCTCCCAGTTGATCTCGTCAATGTCCTTGAAGAGTTTTCCATACACATCACGGGTGCCTGTTATGGCTTTTTCAGTCAGATAGTACAGATCACCCGGCGGAGGCAGGTGG harbors:
- a CDS encoding SUMF1/EgtB/PvdO family nonheme iron enzyme is translated as MKRKLIKKTYTTLFIVGILVGSIIFLGGNKLVKLTSTDDFCASCHVHPHSTQSWKQSTHYDNESGVVVHCVECHLPPPGDLYYLTEKAITGTRDVYGKLFKDIDEINWEQKSQLEYAKGHVYESSCLKCHQNLFPKGLSQEGEEGHLHYSQNKETVRCINCHLHVGHYDEDAVMAKNVDFGMKKEEEVEIYNKPAKIDTFGDYTEYIPGTSVSFDMKAIPGGTFTMGSPEDEPFRDEDEGPQVEVKLDSFYIARVETTWDAFLAFFSQTMSEGRPDDYGIPPEEMVDGITGPTPPYGNPDQGWGRGDRPAITMTHYAARVYCHWLSRKTGKNYRLPTEAEWEYAARGSKEGAYFFEGSPKKYSQKGLFSSIFGADTSVINTYVIYQMNSNARTQPPEEVKSNPFGLKNTLGNVAEFCSDYYDPDIYSEYGNKVENPQGPSSGEEYVIRGGSFKDGASDVRSAERGHTQSEKWMETDPQMPKSVWWYSDANHVAFRVVCEPQENEN